GCTGAAAAAATCAAAGGAAAGGTATCCCATATAATTTATGGGTGCAAATGAAAAAGAAAAAGGCTCCTTTGTCGTCTTGAATGACAAAGGGCTCCATACCCGACCCGCAACAGAGCTTGTCCGTTGTGCGCAAACCTTTAAAGCGCAGGTCTTTCTTGCCTATCGAGGGCTCAATGTGAATGCCAAGTCACTTCTTGGG
The Candidatus Neptunochlamydia vexilliferae DNA segment above includes these coding regions:
- a CDS encoding HPr family phosphocarrier protein, coding for MGANEKEKGSFVVLNDKGLHTRPATELVRCAQTFKAQVFLAYRGLNVNAKSLLGILMLAATRGAKIDIEAEGVDAKSAVEALISLSRNRFNFKF